A section of the Gasterosteus aculeatus chromosome 10, fGasAcu3.hap1.1, whole genome shotgun sequence genome encodes:
- the kifc1 gene encoding kinesin-like protein KIFC1, which yields MSRLPVSASKRVLLTSSSSSENGQDFAPAQKKIRKDPEPVKPHAAATIISGRRPPVAATRAPISRPVRGVGAATVAGVPSRGVLKQSVASTAAKGGNVKPTAAPTAPKTGAGGGTKRHAWDFKGKVSDMEGKIRNYQTKVKTTNQENEELRSTMAQTQSRVSEMEKKLEKQTRQISEYEAELQALSGVRDELETVSSDKCTLEKELSSLESKYKVVETLRDSQETELQTLKMKLSVQESTMARLQAALRDSEEEVRSLKDTVVQQKDELHAGEMERRQLHNAIQELKGNIRVFCRVRPLVEGGLSKHIQLSPSDNKTITLAKTEESHTGKAADTQKNYNFSFDRVFGPQSLQQEVFEEISLLVQSALDGYNVCCFAYGQTGSGKTYTMEGGEYDECRGVIPRAVKQIFRAAEKLGTQGWEFTFTASFVEIYNEGLRDLLYSGKASKRPEHEIRKSANNEVTITNLTYQRVCSEDQVLHLIMLANQNRSTAQTAQNDRSSRSHSVFQLDIEGVNAGRDVKCKSTLCMVDLAGSERMLKSQSQGERFKEMTAINGSLSNLGIVITALANKESYVPYRNSKLTYLLQGCLGGNSKTLMFVNIAPETDSFGETLNSLRFASKVNDCVIGTASANRK from the exons ATGTCCCGCTTGCCAGTCAGTGCGAGCAAGAGGGTCCTTctgacgagcagcagcagctcggagaACGGACAAGACTTTGCTCCCGCTCAG AAGAAGATCCGCAAGGACCCCGAGCCTGTCAAACCACATGCAGCAGCTACGATCATCAGCGGCAGGCGGCCTCCGGTTGCAGCAACCAGGGCTCCGATTT CAAGGCCAGTCCGCGGTGTGGGAGCCGCCACCGTGGCTGGTGTTCCTTCCCGAG GCGTCCTGAAACAATCGGTAGCTTCTACTGCAGCAAAGGGGGGCAACGTGAAACCAACGGCTGCACCAACAGCCCCCAAAACAG GTGCAGGTGGGGGCACCAAGCGCCACGCGTGGGACTTCAAGGGCAAGGTCAGCGACATGGAGGGCAAGATCCGTAACTACCAGACCAAGGTGAAGACTACCAACCAGGAGAACGAGGAGCTGAGAAGCACGATGGCCCAGACCCAGTCAAGAGTGTCTGAGATGGAGAAGAAACTTGAGAAGCAGACGAGGCAGATCAG TGAGTACGAGGCGGAGCTGCAGGCCTTGTCTGGCGTGCGGGATGAGTTGGAGACGGTGTCCAGCGACAAGTGCACTCTTGAAAAGGAGCTTTCCAGTTTAGAGAGCAAATACAAGGTCGTGGAGACTCTGCGGGACAGCCAGGAGACCGAGCTGCAAACTCTCAAG ATGAAGCTGTCGGTGCAGGAGTCGACCATGGCCCGCCTGCAGGCGGCCCTCAGAGACTCGGAGGAAGAGGTCCGCTCCCTCAAGGACACCGTGGTCCAGCAGAAGGATGAGCTTCATGCCGGGGAGATGGAGCGCAGGCAGCTCCACAACGCCATCCAGGAGCTCAAG GGCAACATCAGGGTCTTTTGCAGGGTGCGCCCTCTGGTGGAGGGAGGCCTCAGcaagcacattcagctctcgcCCAGCGACAACAAGACGATAACGCTGGCCAAGACCGAGGAG TCTCACACAGGCAAAGCTGCTGACACTCAGAAGAATTACAACTTCAGCTTCGACCGAGTGTTTGGCCCCCAGTCTTTGCAACAGGAG GTGTTCGAAGAGATCTCGCTGCTGGTGCAGTCCGCGCTGGACGGCTACAACGTCTGCTGCTTCGCTTATGGCCAGACGGGCAGCGGCAAGACCTACACCATGGAGGGGGGCGAGTACGACGAGTGCAGAGGAGTCATTCCCAGAGCCGTGAAGCAAATCTTCAGAGCGGCAGAGAAGCTGGGGACGCAGGGCTGGGAG TTCACCTTCACGGCGAGCTTCGTGGAAATATACAACGAGGGCCTTCGAGACCTGCTTTACTCTGGCAAGGCCAGCAAGAGGCCCGAGCACGAGATCCGAAAGTCGGCCAACAACGAGGTGACCATCACCAACCTCACATACCAACGGGTCTGCAGCGAGGATCAG GTTCTCCACCTCATCATGTTGGCCAATCAGAATCGCTCCACCGCCCAGACGGCCCAGAACGACCGCTCCTCCCGCTCCCACTCAGTGTTCCAGCTGGATATCGAGGGAGTGAACGCTGGCAGGGATGTCAAGTGCAAGT CCACTCTGTGCATGGTGGACTTGGCCGGCAGCGAGCGCATGCTGAAGAGTCAGTCTCAGGGGGAGCGCTTTAAGGAGATGACCGCCATCAACGGCTCCCTGTCCAACCTCGGCATCGTCATCACCGCGCTGGCCAACAAG GAGAGCTACGTTCCCTACAGGAACTCCAAGCTGACCTACCTGCTGCAGGGCTGCTTGGGAGGAAACAGCAAAAC CCTGATGTTTGTGAACATCGCTCCAGAGACCGACAGCTTCGGAGAGACGCTGAACTCTTTGAGGTTTGCAAGCAAG GTCAACGACTGTGTGATCGGAACTGCGAGCGCCAACAGGAAGTAG